The stretch of DNA GATACATGTTCTTCAGTAATACTAATACAAGATCCTCGTCATGCTGGTGTTGTTGGAGCACTGATTTTATAGCTCAGAgtagtaaaatttatttgtgATTTATGATTTCGTAACGGCTTTTATGATGCATGAAAATGTTTAGAATTGTTGCATATTGGGAACCATATGAATTGAAAAAACATCTGACCAAGcaaataatttttgtaattgATCACATTGTTTCAATCACGTGTTGCAATGTCATTCAATTAAGGTTTTTAAATGAGTTGAAAGTGTATTATTGGTTGCATGATATACATACGTTTATAAATTGAGTTTAGGAATTTgtaacaaaatataagcaatGTCTGTCAAAGAATTTTTGGACCAAATACACTAACTTTGACTGCTTTTtgctactccctccggtcattattataaggaacactttgtgACATTTTccaattcaatattttttaggAAATTTGATTATAGGCAACTTATGATTTTTAAGTATTACAAATTTACCATGCTGCTCTCCACAAGTTATGCCCCTGACTCGTTGGGAAAAATTGGATTTCCCTTGCAAATACACGTTTAGATCAGCATGATAATCTCAAACTACAATTTAGATTCAAATCTACAACTACAACGTTTCAAAGGCAAACTAGTCaccatatatgtgatagttatATGAACTTTTTCAGTAAATTCTGCATCTTGTGCTGGACTACAATTTTGCGTTAGTAGTGTTATGTGTTTTTATCTATAACTTTGCAAAATTCTAGTGTCCATTGTTGGTTTTACTCACAAATGATTGTTCACGAGCTTCTCTTCTTTCacgcttttttttttaaggtgtaGATGGAATGATAAATACCGCCTAAAAACTCACATATGAGAGATTTCAAGGTCGAAACTAGTTAACCACAGAAAttcattatattttctttaaacaATGATACATTTTTCTAATTCAAGACTTTGTTagcattttttctttttcaatactACTTATATCATATCAACAGTTACACAGACAATAACATCCAAATGTTCTGTAATGTATGCAATAATTAGGTAATTTGATTCTGTCAACCTAAGATGTTTAAGTATTAAGGTAAATCTCTTAAGTATTTGTTTCCTTACAATGAGAACATAATCCTCTAAACTGACATGCTTCCAaatttcttgttccattgctCATAAGTGCCAAGTTCATCAGGTGAAACAGAAGGTCTCACCTCATGTAGGGAATCTTTGAAGTCCTACACAAAgtgaagaaaaaatttcaaaattaataatcaatctgagaaattattattgaaatttaTAGGTTCTGTATGCACCCTTTTGCATACCTGAAGAGTTACTGGCCTCATATCCTCCTTCTTCAACTCTACAATATTTACACCTTGTCTTATTTTCTCTCTCAGGGGACCCATAGAAGCATCCTTCACTAAGTTTTTCATGTCTGATCCAGAATAACCTAAAAACAAAGTTACCAAGTATATAAGTAAAGTAAAGGAAAACACCGGAAACCAAGAAAAAGCGACGTAGAGATACTGCAATTAACTTGAAAAATGTTCATACCATCTGTTAAGTTGCATATAACATCCATTTCCTCATTTGATAGGTTGAATAATCCGTCCTTCTCTAAAAGGCTACGTGCAATCCAAGCTCTTGCCTCTAAAAGGCCAAACAAATAATTTAGTTAGATGGTGCTTAAAAAATGGTTTGAAGAAAGATGGAGAAAATCATGATTAGCACCTGAGGATGGTAGGGGAATATAAAGTCTTTTGGTAAGTCTCCTCCGTGCTGCTTCATCAAGCTCTTGAGGACGATTTGTTGCACCTGTATAAATTTTACCCAAATTCGATAACAAATAATATGACAACTAGAACAAATTCATAACAAGACCTAGAACAATTACCATAATACATAGAAAATATGACACCTAGAACAAATTCATAACAAGACCAGTCTTGGTTCCAATTTACAGAATGAAATGCTCAATCCATTGTACAAAGAGTAGACCAAAGACACAACACCTATAATATGTAAACATGCAAAAAGGTTACAAATAGGTTAGATTTTGTGTAGGAATGTGATAAGCACTTGGGGGATCCTCCCTTAAAAGCTAGTTATCGAGGGAAAAGAATAAAGTCACTTAAATTCTTCACCGAACATTCAATACTACTCGATGTGGGAGGCACCCCATAATACCCAAGTTCCTATCCGGAGGATGCCACTATTATTACAGTCATAATGTGTAGAGGGGGTCCTTGATAAATTATCTTGCATAAATCATAATACCAAAACAaatgaaaacaaacataaaaagtATGTTCTTTTGAAtacacataaacaaaacaaaaaactaaagtATAGTATAGTGATGGTGATCACAATAAAGCCATCATTATCTAGTATTgttgaacaaaacaaaacaaagataaaatcataaatattGTTGAACAAAAGCTATCATTATCTTGTATCTACCCATTAAAGGTATCACAAAGGAGACAGCTAGTGGGCTAAAATTGagtatattaaaaagaaaagtaaaaagaaattgagCCTAGTGGTTCAACAATTACCTATAAGAAGAATTTGGTCGTTACCACCGTCGAAACCTTCCATTTCAATAAGAAACTGTGTCTTTAGCCTTCTGCTTGCTTCATGCTCACCATCTGACTTACGCTGCAACAAGTTGcatgtattaaatatataagaGAAGAATTAATGCCATATTAAATTTCACTAAGATTACATGTCATTAATTGATGATAATCTATTACTAACTATTTAAAAATTTCCACAAAATAGTTGAACATGAACCTATTACAACAATGAATATTGATGTTGCCTTTTTGGCCATGACATTAGCATACCTGAGATAAGAGCGAATCTatttcatcaacaaaaattacTGCTGGCTGACGACAACTGGCCACTCCAAAGAGGGCTCTTACTAGCTTTTCACCTTCACCAATCTGTAGTTATCAGTACATATATCAGGTATTGAAAACATTGTCCCTAGGATATTTAGCATTTGACAGGATCAGTTCATAAGTTGCCAAAGACTGCAGAAAATCATCTCAGAAAAGATTTTAGAAAACAGAACGAGATGTTTTAGGAGAAATATATCATCAAACGTTCAAAATAAACAGCTAAAGCTTAAGCATATCAAACATACCCATTTGCTAGTCAACGAGCTTGAAGATATGTAAAAGAAGGTTGCCTTTGCCTCCCCAGCTATGGCTTTTCCTACCATTGTTTTACCAGTTCCCTAGCATTTAAAGTATATAAGACAGATCAAGACCAGAGTCTTTGAAATTTACAACATCTGTAAGAGAAATTTGCACTTACTGGTGGACCAAATAGAAGCAAACCTCTCCCAGGAGAACGGCAGCCCATAAATAAGTCAGGACGTTGCAGAGGTAATATGACCATCTCACTGACACAACGTTTGGCATGGCCCAATCCAGCTACAATGTCATTAAACATTGAATGAGGATAACTAGTTTTCATAAGAACTGCCAATTTGGTGAACAAAGCAGAAAGAGAAACAGCTATTTATATTACCAATGTCATCCCAGTGGACATTGGGATCTTTATCCATAATCTCGTTACTAACATGTTCAATGAGGCGAGGTTCTAAATTTCTTAGTTTCTCAGGAAGTTCACCATCAGGACCATACAGCATTTCCAAACTGCAAGAATATGAAACAAATTAGGAAAAGTGCATACATTATCCAACCAGTCATCAATCATGGGATCAACAACTTACGGGGAAGAAAAAGATTTAAAGAGGGCAAAGTCAAATACACCTGTCCCATAATACCTCAattgaaaataatgaaaaatagattactTCTTGTTAATTTTCACAAAAGGAATAAAGAAAGGCATTACAAGCTTAACTTTAATATGTAAATAGTACAGACTAGTGTAGCAATTTAAGTTAGGATTGTTCCCCAGTAGTTCGTATGACTAAACACTTTTGAGATGCTGTCTACAATAAAATTTGAGACAGTCATTTGCACTTTTGGAATGCACAAATAGAATGAATTTGAGAGATAGTGCAAATAAAGAGTTACAAGTAAGAACATAGACTAATATGATGATCTCAGAACTGACCATTTCTTTGTAGACTCATCTAAAGAATCACCACTTTTGTTGCCAGCAATTCGGGAAGTCATATTTCCAGTATTGCTCCCGTTGGATTTAATAGGGGGGACAAAATTACCACGGATGCCACGTCGTGAAACACCATATGATCTCCCACCATATAGCCTGTTGGCAGGATTGTTGTCGCATTGTGGTGAGACAGGTGCACTGGGTGAACCAATTGCACCCTGCTTTTGCTTTACATCCATTTCCTTCCAAAATAAGATTATGCCATCAACATTTCTACGTAAGATACAAAAGACGAAAAATCTGTCATTTACTTTGAAGTTGACTTAATGTTCTTTCTATTGCTAGAACTTTTGGGTGATAAACTACTCAATAATAGAGTGAGTTTGCTCTTCACCTTTTAAAGGTATTTCCTTATAAAGAATGGGTAATAAAGTTTCATCTAGAAGGTATATCATCCCTCTTGAGAGAATGATGAGCACATAAAGGGAAATAAGTATATTTGAAGAACACGTTACAGCAGCGGAAAGAAATGCAATATGCACCAACTTTGACAGAATAAAATGGAAAtgcaaataattaaaaacaggAAACAATCCGATCCCAATTTGCCATAGTCATCAACAAAaacgagtgagagagagagacagaAACTTGACACATAAGGTAAAATAATTATACCAACTTTGCTCTGGCAGTAACAAACCCATTGCCAGCAACATCAGGATTAACTTCCTCATTGATTGAAGGTGACTTGACATAACCAACTCTGGGGCTAGTATTTTCCACGTGTGCACGTTTTGTCGGAAACGTGTTTCCACGAGCTCTTCCTTCTCCTTCGACTTCAAAAACAGAAGAGACACCAGGACTCTTTGTATGGATGCCATGTGATTGAGGCCTTCCAATAATTATACAGTCCTCAGAATTGTTATTTTTCAAGTTAAAAAAACTTTTGGAACCATTACTAGTCCTCAAGCTGTTTTTCCCATATATTGATGTTAACTTTGTTTGCACCACTTCCTTTGATGCTTCTTTGCCTGTATTGTTTTGCTTCCCCAGTTGATCAACCTGTAAATACAAAAACAATATATGTAAAACCAAAAATCATTATCTCTAGAATCTGAAGTAGCCAAAAATAATAGAGTTCAATCAATTGCAGTACATTTACCAATTGATTGCAATCTTTTTCTTTAGATGGCTTAAGAAGAGCTTGAAAGTATTTAGAATTCCGTATCTTGTCAATGTCAATATCTCCTGTTGACCTAAAAATGGGTCCTGGAGACCTCTTTACTTGCTCAAAAGCTTGGCTGAGGAAAAAGGTAGAAACAAAAATCTTGAGACACATGGTAACAGGTAACAGCAAGAGGAAAATTGACGCAGCATTAACATTAGAGGAAGTTGATATCAATCAAGTAACATTTAAGTTTAAACATTGCATTACAGATTCTCAAAAGTATTTAAGAGTGGTAACCACCACATAGGCTGTTTTGGTAGAAGACAGAAAAAtcagataaaaacaaaacactTAAAAGAGAGAACATAAGAGGTGATTCATCCAAGGTTGTCTACACCTAAGGACAATGTAAGAATCTCCAATATTATAAATAAGATGTTACAAAGACTACAATCCAACAACAAAAGTTGCCTGTCAACACAGTTAGGGCTATTTCCATCTATCAAAATTTGAGCAAGCCCAAAATATGCGCAAAGTTTCTCTTTGAGACTGGTTTAATAaataggcttaactatacatttggtcccttacgtttattttaggtttcaatttggtcccttacgttttaaaagtatcaatttggtcccttacgtttattttaggtttcaaattagtcctttccgtcaattttgtcatgtggcagtcaatttgcatatgtggactgacacgtggcacttggacacgctgacacgtgtactgttcaaacggtgttagtgacaaaactaacggaaaggactaacttgaaacctaaaataaacgtaagggaccaagttgatactttttaaacgtaagggaccaaattgaaacctaaaataaacgtaagggaccaaatgtgtagttaaacctaaTAAATATGTCAGCTATATTGTCATGTGTCAATTTTCTGCACTTCGATTCTAGTCTTAGTCCTGAAGAAGTGGCACTTCACATATATATGCCTGCTCCTCTTAGACAAACTTGACCCTATGCCAAACAAATGGCACTCGAATTGTCACTGAATATTACAGCATGTTCGTGTGGAAAACCTAAATAAATCCACTATATAGCCTAGGTTATAGCTTAGTGTCATTCACATGATAAAGCAAAATGTAAAATGTATTCAACACAAATCCTCTATTTGGTCCTATTTCTGCTAGTATTTTACTCTATTTCATGTTTTTAATTGGTCATGTTTATAAGCTAACATGGCACACTGTATACTGCTCACAGTCAAATCTTGAAAACTTCAACTAGATTCTTTCAATTCTAAACAATGGAAACACATTACACACCACTCCCAAGAGCAGTTAGTTTGAGTTATCCAACAGCTACCATAGCAGacaacaattcaattcaattcttttcaaattatttctaactaaatatcattattataacaacaacaaaaaatcaaattcaaaacgCATTTCATCACAATTCTCAAAACTAGCATTTGGCATGCAGCAGATAGAATaaaacaaaacttattttatattgAATTACATCATTTTCTCAATTATTATCAGTATCGACATAAAACtgagagataaaaaaaattaataacgaTTAAATTATTCACCGATCAATGAGGGGAGTGAGAGATTGTTTAGCAGTATGAAGATAGGTTAAAGCTTGACGACGAGTCTGTTGAAGAAAAGCTTGATCGATTTCTGATTGAGAGCGAGAATCAATGAAACCGATGAGACGAAGAGAGAGAATATAACCGGTAGAGAAATCGCAATTCTGTTGATCTAGGGCACGTTCAACGCCGAACAAGAGAGAGTGTAATCTTTGAAGATTTTCATCTACTTCTTTTCTCCAACACTTTTTCATAGATTCCTTTTCCATTTCAGAGAGTGGATGAAGATTTTGAATTCTGTGTGTTTTAATTGAAGCGAGTGATTTTGTATCCTTCTCCCGCCATTTCACCTCTTTCTCGCGCCCCAATATTTTCGGATTTCGATCAGTACtatttttctctcatgttttcttttttctttttttaattaattggatttaattgttgataaatataataaagagCATAAAAGCATTTtctgtcacaaaaaaaaagcataaaaacattTAAGAattaatcgttagttggtcagTGGTGATTGATACTGAACTTGGTAGTGAGAACTACGGTTCGATTTCCCGCAATTAAGATCGGTAGGAAGCtgtaaccacttgatgtcaaaactgacccATGAACCAGATTATACGGTCCAGTGAGTTGGATACTGtggtgacaaaaaaaaaacatttaagaagagagaaaaaaaaattaaatgaatgaatattatgCATGTTATAAATACAAAGTAATTGTAAATTTTAACTCTTATTATATTTAGGTGTATATCTATTATCTatcaaataattgattttttaaaataattacataaaaatttataatattcgATTATCTTATgggaaaattataaattaaatcatttaCCACTTTGAAATTAGACAAGTAACAtacaaaaaaatgttaattgtTTGTTTAGTCTCTCCTTTAATTTGTCTTCATTtattcttttgtattttcttcTGTTTCTTTCATCTTTATGcacacatatataaaataaaacacactTTTGCAAACACAAGGGTACCCAAAAAAGTTACTCTCTAACTATTAACGGATAGGTTTAATTGCAGCTTTAATctccctattttttttattttgcataaTTGGTCCcctatttaaaaatttaacagTTTTGGTCCTTCCATCAAATATTGTGTTTAAAATATGGTGATACAACATTTTCTAAATAAGGTTATAAAGTAATTATCTTACAATTTCATCGATATTGATATTTTCTCATTATTAGATTATATACCACATCTTTTAAAACATATTACATCGTcaatttatagttaaaaaatatgataGAGAGACCAAAAATGATTAGGTTTGATTCTCACTgtatacaaatttattttttttaaaatatgaaactaCAATAAAAAGAGAATGAAAATGATTAgatttagggttagcttatcgAAATAAGCTTAAAATATAATAGATTACAATTGAAGCACATGCTTTAGTGATtgaaaaactttattgtaagcaaatgatgcgggttcgattcctactgtagatttttttttttttttaatataaaactacaataaaaaaaaaaaaggaaaatgattaGATTTAAGGTTAGCTTATCGgaagcttagaatataagagatataATAGCTTTCTTTtcataaactcctaatagtttattatcatatcatataccTTAACTTATGCAGAATGTATCATCTTTCTCTTTGAttgtataaaaatattgttCACAAGAGAAGTTATAAGAGctttaaaaaaatcttatgtCACATTGTTGAATACTTAATATGTTATAATAAAATCACATCAttctatattataataaaatcacACAAGTAACACGGTGCAAAAAACAATGTCAACAGATCACAGGTTGATTGTAACATAATCATATCATGCAACATGAGAAATACTTATTTAGAGACATGCAACATATCTTTTCTCCTCACCTGTGTTGTGTTACAAGACAACCTAAGATACTgtacataaattaattaatcctTCCTAATACAATTTTTCATAATGTCATAGTAACCAAAGAATTCACCACTGTGGACTACAACAACTACAGAAACATGAAACTATGGTGCTACCATTTTTCTCCTCCTAACTAGCTAATAAATTATCAGCACTGCAGCTAGTTGCGGTGCTCACACGATAGTTGCAGTGCTCACACGATCCATATACTATGGAGCAGTATTCACAAATACAGCATTCAAGATGAAAAACTAGCTACTTTGAAATTCCCATGATTTATATGAAATGGATAGCAAAAGGGGATGAATGATTTCAAATAAGGAGCACTAGGACAACTCTAGGTATCATGTGCTT from Trifolium pratense cultivar HEN17-A07 linkage group LG5, ARS_RC_1.1, whole genome shotgun sequence encodes:
- the LOC123884730 gene encoding ATPase family AAA domain-containing protein FIGL1-like; translated protein: MEKESMKKCWRKEVDENLQRLHSLLFGVERALDQQNCDFSTGYILSLRLIGFIDSRSQSEIDQAFLQQTRRQALTYLHTAKQSLTPLIDRQAFEQVKRSPGPIFRSTGDIDIDKIRNSKYFQALLKPSKEKDCNQLVDQLGKQNNTGKEASKEVVQTKLTSIYGKNSLRTSNGSKSFFNLKNNNSEDCIIIGRPQSHGIHTKSPGVSSVFEVEGEGRARGNTFPTKRAHVENTSPRVGYVKSPSINEEVNPDVAGNGFVTARAKLEMDVKQKQGAIGSPSAPVSPQCDNNPANRLYGGRSYGVSRRGIRGNFVPPIKSNGSNTGNMTSRIAGNKSGDSLDESTKKCLEMLYGPDGELPEKLRNLEPRLIEHVSNEIMDKDPNVHWDDIAGLGHAKRCVSEMVILPLQRPDLFMGCRSPGRGLLLFGPPGTGKTMVGKAIAGEAKATFFYISSSSLTSKWIGEGEKLVRALFGVASCRQPAVIFVDEIDSLLSQRKSDGEHEASRRLKTQFLIEMEGFDGGNDQILLIGATNRPQELDEAARRRLTKRLYIPLPSSEARAWIARSLLEKDGLFNLSNEEMDVICNLTDGYSGSDMKNLVKDASMGPLREKIRQGVNIVELKKEDMRPVTLQDFKDSLHEVRPSVSPDELGTYEQWNKKFGSMSV